The nucleotide window CCTCAAGGCGACCACGGCAGAGGGCGGGGATTAAGTAGTGGGGGTTCTCGCAGACGAGCTCTTGAATGCCGATATGGGGGTCAAAGTACTTCCCCTTGGCCCTAAAGGGCTCTAGCTTCTTCAGCTCCTCTAGCATCCTAAAGGCCTGCTCTATGGCGTTCAAACCGCTCTCGGGGCATGCACCATGGGCTTCCTTTCCATCCACCTCAAAATAAGCTTCAATGTTTCCGGCGTGGGCTATGTGAATCTCAAGATCTGTCGGCTCAAGGACGATGGCCATCTTGGGCCTGTATCTCTCCATGAAGAGGGCACTGCCACGGCCACCCTTCTCCTCGTCGCTGACGAAGACTATTCCGACGTTTAGGTCTTTTCCTTCCTTCCTCAGTTGCTCCAGCATGAGAAGGATGGCCGCTATACCTCCCTTTATGTCGCTCGCACCTGTTCCGTAAACTATGTTGCCCCTGACGAAGGGTTCTACTCTCACGTCTATCGTGTCCATATGAACCTCGAAGAAGAGCTCCGCCTTCGGGTTGACGATTAGGTCGATTATCTCGCCGTCACTCTCTATGTGAACATCGTAATCAAGCCTGTGGAGGAACTCCATTATGTGCAGGGCAAGCCTGTCCTCGTGGCCTGAGGGTGAGGGAATCTTTAAGAGCTGGATGAGTATCTCCTTTGCGCGTTCGGCCTTCACTTTTCCCACCTCGAATTAGCTCATCCTAATTATTTATAAAGGTTGGGAGGTGCCCGGATGATAGAGAGGATAAGGCTCAGGGAAGAATTGGACGAAGAGGCTTACGAGAGAGTTCTAAAAACTTTGGAGATGCTCAAGGAGCGTTTTCCAAACGTCCTCGTGAGGAAGACGAAGACGGGGGAGAAGGTGAGCTTTATCGACATCGATGTATGCGGTGGCATAAACTTCGACATCATAGTGGGCGTCAGGGAGAGGCCCTTCGTTGCAGTTGAGATGGAGGGAAAGAAGGCGGTTTACGCGTTTGGCATAATGAGGTTTCTCCTCGAAGAGGCCTGTGTCGAGTTCAAACAGGAGTGTGACGGCTCCGATGCCTATCTGGGGCTGAAGAGAAAGCTCAGGGCGAAGAACCTTCTGGACTTCCTCTTAGCCTCGAAGCGATGATCCCAGTGATGGCGTGGTCATAGAAAATTCTCTCAAACTCCTCGAAGAGCATTGAAAGTCGAAGTCTGAATGTTTCATCGCCATCGAGCATCTCAAGGGCCTTGAGGAAAAGCTCTCCAACTCTACTTCCACTTTCGTCTGTCTTCAGAGCGTGGCCTATTTCCCTTAGTATAATCTCTTTGCCAAACTCTCTGTTCTCAGCGGCAAACCTCCAGACTTCAGCTTCGGCGGTGATAAGATTGGCGTCTGCCTCTATGTAGTTTCCTCTCTCGTATTCCCAGAGGACGGCCATTACGTGCTTACAGTTTCCACCCCTCGGACACGTGCACATCCCTTGGCCTGTCCCTAAATCAATGACGACGAGGTATGCGTAGGTGCCAAGCACCCTGCCGTAGAGCCTCTTCCCCGATTTAACTACCCAAGAAACTCGGGCCATTTTTACCACAGATAATTGTGGACAATCAGTATATAAGGCTTTTGGTCCCTTTCCTCTGTCTAAGGTTGGGGGTAATTATTTCCAGAAACAGGGACATTACTTATTCTGACCCATAAGGCTTATATATGGATTCTAATATACTACAGTGCTGATAAACGGCCAAGGAGGTGCCATAATGTATGGATGGGCAAAATTTGTGTTGTTTGTATTGCCAACACTTATAGTTTTAGTATCCATAGCAATTTATTACATCTCGGGCAATAGGAGGTGAGGGAAATGGAAACAGCGTATGAAATGCTCAAGAATCCGGCCGCATTTGCGGCGTTTTTATTTACACTGCTACTTCCAATTCTTGTAGGATTCTTCGTTATGAAAAGAACCAAGACAGAAGAAGACTTTTTCCTTGGCGGAAGAGCTATGGACAAAATAACGGTGGCACTTTCCGCCGTATCTTCAGGAAGGTCTAGCTGGCTCGTGCTGGGTCTTAGCGGAATGGCTTATAAAATGGGTGTTACGGCGGTCTGGGCGGCGGTTGGATATATAACGGCGGAAATGCTACAGTTCGTGTACATGGGCATAAGGCTAAGAAAGTTCTCTGAGAAATTCAAAGCCATAACGGTTCCGGACTATTTTGAAGCCAGGTTTAGGGACAATACAAAAATCGTTAGGCTTGTGGTTTCGATAATAATAGTCATATTTCTGACGTCATATGTTGGGGCCCAGTTTAATGCCGGCGCAAAAACACTCAGTGCTGCCCTTGGCATGGGAATGCTAGAGGCACTCCTAGTTGCCGTGCTCATGATCGTAATATATATGATTCTGGGAGGCTTCATAGCAGTAGCGTACAACGATGTCATAAGGGCCGTAATAATGATTATAGGCCTGACGGTTCTTCCAGCCGTTGCCATAGCTAAAGTCGGGGGTATTGGGGCACTGTTGGAGATCCTCCACCAGCTAAACCCCAAGTACATTGATCCCTGGGCATTTGGAGCGGGGGTTGTGATTGGTTTCATAGGAATTGGGCTTGGATCTCCCGGACAGCCTCACATAATAGTTCGTTACATGTCTATAGACAACCCCAATAGACTCAGGCAATCAACTGTTATAGGAACTTTTTGGAATGTTGTCCTTGCGTGGGGTGCCATTTTCGTAGGATTAGCAGGCAGGGCGCTGTTTCCTGATGTAAAAATGCTACCGAATGAGAGTGCAGAAATGGTGTATCCACTGTTGAGTGCAGAATTCTTCGGCCCAGTGCTCTATGGTATTCTCATGGGTGGAATATTTGCGGCAATATTATCAACGGCGGACTCTCAGCTGCTCGTTGTGTCTTCAACCGTTGTCAAAGACTTCTATCAGGAAGTCATCAAAAAGGGCCACCCAATAGATGATAAAACGGCATTGAGATTGAGTAGGATCACGGTATTTGTAATAGGATTCCTAGCGGCCATAATGGCCTACTATGCGAAAGACATAATATTCTGGTTCGTGCTATTTGCATGGGGTGGACTGGGGGCGTCTATAGGGCCAACGTTAATACTTTCCCTGTACTGGAAGAGAACAACAAAATGGGGAGTAATAGCAGGGATGGTCGTGGGAACTGTAACAACTATCGTTTGGAAGCTTTATTTAAAGCAGATTACGGGGCTTTATGAACTGGTGCCAGCGTTCATATTTGCCCTCATAGCCACTATAGTTGTGAGCCTCGCCACCAAGCCTCCAGAGAACGTGGAGGAGCTCATGAAAGCTATGGAATAAGCTGGTAAATTGTGCGTGGAACTTTTGCCCCTCTTCTTTTTACAGCTCTGTAAGGAAACTGATAACCTAACGGAAACCTTTATTTGATTTGTAAGAAAAAGAATGCCCAAGAGGGGTGATTGAATGAAGGAGTTAAGCATCTTACTTATCATCATCCTCGCCGTGGCGGCCCTTGGATGCCTTGGGGAAACTTCAACTCCCACCACCTCTCCTCCTAAACTACAACTCGATAAGTCGAAGTTCCACTTCTATCTATACGGCATGGCCACATGCCCCCACTGCCAGAACATGAAAAGGGAACTTCCCAAGTTCTTCGGTGAAGATAGTCTGACATATTATGAGCTCATCAACAACGAGCACAACACCAAAATATTTATGGAGTTCTCCAAGGAGCTGGGCGTTAGGGGAGTGCCCCTCATAGGGGTGTTCTATGATGGAAAGCTCTACGCCATCATCGAGGGCGAAATAGACCCCTCTAAGATTCCAGAGATAGTAAAAGAGGCCATGGACAGGGAAGGCATCATAGTTCTATCCAGCCGAGCGTATCTGATACCTTTCAACGAGACGGACATTGTCCAGAAGCTCACGGAGCTGTTCCTAAGCGGACAAGCTTCCCAATGAGCTCGACGTGGGGCGTGTGAGGAAACATGTCGAGTCCCACTATCTCCTCTAATTTATATACCTTCTTCAGCCCGCGAAGGTTCTGGGCGAAGGTCTTCGGGTTGCAGGAGACGTAGACTATTGTGGGGGGTCCGTCGCTTATCAATCTCTTCACGAGCTTTGGATGGAGGCCGGCCCTCGGCGGGTCAACTATTACTGTGTCATAGCTCATCGCAAACGCCTCCGCCGCATCTCCCACCCTGAACTTCGCTTGGGCATCGTTTATTTTGGCGTTTCTGTTGGCCATCTCAACGGCGAAGGGGTTTATCTCCACTCCTTCCACCTCAAAGCCCTTCTTAGCTAAATAAACGCCGAAGGTTCCGACGCCGGAATACAAATCAAGAACCTTACTCCCATCAACGAACTCGGCAACCTTTCTCACGAGGTTCACAGCCTGATAGCTGTTCGTCTGGAAGAAGCTGTTCGGATGAATGAGATACGTTATCCCATCAAGCTCCTCTCTGATGAACTCCCTTCCCCAGTAACGCATCGGCTCACCGTAGGATACATCACTGGGCGTCCTGTTCACGCTCCAATAGAGGGAGGTGGCGAAGGGAAAATAGCCAGAAACGTCACCCAGATGGCCTTCGGCCGTGACGAGGTTAATCATTAGCTCTCCCGTGAATTTTCCCTCCCTGAGCACCATATACCTTAAGAAACCTCTGCCCTCTTTCAGGTTCCAGGGCTCAAGCCTGAGCTCGTCGATTAGTGCCCTCAAGGCCTCAAGGGCCTTCTTCGATGAGGGACCGAAGACCTCGCAGGCCTCGATATCTACGATGTCCCACCACCTGCCCCTCCTCCTGAAGCCAATACCACTCGTGGTGACGGCGATGTCTATCCTGTTCCTGTGGCCATATATAGCCGGCGAAGGAAGAACTTCTACGTCGAGGCCGAGGAATTTCCTCAGCTTCTCCTCCTTGAACTCCAACTGAGCCTTATACTCAATGTGCTGGAAGGCACAGCCGCCGCAGAATCCGAAATGCTTGCATCCTGGCTCCACCCTTATCTCAGATGCCTTAAGAACTTCGTAATCGTGGGCCACCAACCTCTTCCTCTCCCTGTGCCAGCTCCTAAGCAGAACCACGTCACCCGGGGCCGTGAAGGGGACGTAAACGGTTTTCCTCCCGATCCTCGCAACGCCCATGCCGTCCTCGCTCAGCTCCTCTATCCTGATCTCCATGAGCATCACCACATCTGTCCACAAAAGCTTAATAGGATTCTCGTGAAGAGTATATTGGTGTCTTCTATGCATCCTCGGGAGATCGTTTATAAGGTTTTGGCGACGAAGAAGAGGGCAACTTCTCTCAAAAAGCTGAGCTCCGAGCTTGACACTCCCATGCCGGCGCTTCTCCAGACCCTTAAGAAGCTCGAGAGCGAAGGGCTCGTTGAAATATCCTTTGGAAGTGAAATAAAGGTAAGGGCGAAGACCCTTGGAGATTACGCCGACTAAATCTCGAACGCTCCCTTTATCCCATTTATTACCATCTGAACAGCCATCGATGTCAGTATCAGACCCATCATCCTTATCATGACCTTTATCCCCACTCTCCCCAATTTTTGGCTCACCCTGTTGTCGGAGCTGAGGATTGCCCAGATGGTCAGGCCAATGCTCAATATTACAACCACTACGAGAGGGGCTGGTTCCCTCGCCATGTAGAGCATCACGGTCGTTATTGCACCCGGCCCCGATATCAGGGGTATCGCCAAGGGTATCACGGCGACCTCCTCGAGGGTGACGGCTTCTTCGCTCTCTTCGTCTATCTTCACAGAAGACAGCTTTCCGGAGAGCATCTCCATACCCATTCTGAAGAGCAGTATTCCTCCGGCTATCGCGAAGGCATCCACGCTAGAGCCAAAGAACTTGAATATCCACTGGCCGACGAGAGCGAAGACTATAAGAGTAATGGTAGCCGTTAGTGCAGTCTTCTTCGCTATCTCCCTTCTACCTTTGGCCGATAAGTCCCTCGTGACACTCATAAAGACGGGGACGGCGCCTATGGGATTTGTTATCGCGAATAGGCCTCCGTAAAGGAGGATAAAGGTCCTAAGGGCCTCTATCATACCACCACCCAATGATCTGAGAAGGAGGGGGTTATTAAAGTTGTTCATGGTGACGGCTCAGGGAGAAACGAGCTCCCATCCGTGCTTGTGAGTCTCTATTCCCTCCACTCTAATCCCAAGCCTCCTTATTTCCTCCCTAAGGCCCTTTAAGAAGGTCTCAAACTTCTCATCATCCTTCAGCACAGAGTAACTCCCCGGATAGCTCTCCCGGAGCAGCTCCCGAAACTCCCTTCCCGCGGCCCAGAGATTAAGCACCTCGAAGAAGTAGTAATCGGTGAAATCCCGAGTCTCCTCCACGATTGCCCCCACGTCCGTAATCCCGGGTATTATCGGGCTTACAAAGACGTAGGTTCTTATGCCTTCCTCATAGAGCCTCTGAAGCGCCGTTATTCTGGTCCCTTGGACAGGTGCTAGTGGTTCGAAGAGTCTCTTCTCCCTCCCCTCGAAGCTGTTAATCGTCAGACCGACCTCAATAGAGCGGAACTCCTTGAAGAGATCCACGTCCCGGACAACGAGGGGAGACTTCGTTAGTATTGAGAGCTCGTTCCTCTTGTCCATGTAACGTAGAACCCGCCTCGTGAGCTTGAGCCTTGCTTCGATGGGTTGATAAGGGTCGCTCACGGTGGACATGACGATGCTCCCCTTCACACGCCTTCTCGCGAGCTCAGCCGCATTTATCTTCACCTCTACCCAGGTTCCCCAAGGTCCGTAATCCCGCCAGCGACAGAGGAACTTGGCGTAGCAGTATTTGCAGGCGAAAGCACAGCCTACGTACTGGTTCACGGCCCACTCAACACCCGGAATCCTCGAGCGGATGTATAGGCTTCTTACCTTCTTCTCCATGACCCCAAGCTTCATAGGCCCAAGTTCGTGCCAGAGCTTAAAAGGCTGTTCTTTGATATCGAGCGGCTGAGGAGGCTTTCGAAATCACTTAAATCCCACACCAGCCAGCCCTTTACCCTGAGTCTTTCCTTTCCCTTTAAGCTCTTTGCCACGAGCCCATAACGCTTTTCCCAGCTGTCGAGTCTGAGGAGCTCCGCTTTTCTCTCTAAGTCCTTTAAGATTCCGCGCGCCTCCCTTGCCGTTAGGTCCTTCCACTTAACCTCAACAAGCAGGGCTCTTTCCTCTTCCCCATCTAAGGCGACGACGTCTATCTCTTCGTTTTTATGCCACCATCTTCCGAGCTTCGTAAAGCGGAAACCCGTCAGCCTAAGAAAAACTCCGGGCTTTCTCACCAAACTCTCGAAAACGGTCCCCATATATGCATCGAAGTCTTCCCGCGAGCGTTCCCAGACCTCTTCCGCAAGGCCGGCCTCAAGGTGGCTCCTGTTGGGCAGGACATACCGGAACCAGAAGGCAAAGTAGTTGTCTGATATAGAGTAGAGGCCCCTTTTGCTCGCCTCCTTGTGCGTGGCCGTTATGGGGACTTCTCTCTCTACTATTCCGAGCCTTTGAAGGACTGTGAGATACTTGGAGACGAGACTCTTATCAAGACCCGTTGCGCTCACTATCTCCCCGAATCTTGTCCTGCCGCTTGCTATGGCTTCAAGTATCGCGAAGTAGTTGGCCGGCTCCCGGAGCTCTTCCCTCAGGAGTATTTCAGCCTCTTCGTACAGGTAACTCCCCTTTGACAGGACATTCTCAACAACGTTTTCCTTAAAGCTTTTCTCCGGGTCGAACTGGAGCAAGTATGCGGGAATTCCACCAACGACGCCGTAAACCTTTATGAGGTTCTCAACGCTGTAACTTGGAAGGAATTCACTGATATTAAAGAAGGGAATCTCGTCAACCTTCCACTGACCTGTTCTCCTGCCGTAGAGGGGACTTTTATAGCCAAGAACCTCGGTTTCCATCGTGGAGACACTTGAACCGCAGAGAATTAACATAAGCTTTGTCTTTGACAGCTTTAAGTCCCACGCCCGCTGGAGGAGGGAGAGAACGGGTCGATAATTTTCTATGAGGACTGGAAACTCGTCGATGATAAGAACAACTCTTTCATCTCCAATCTTCTCAGCGAATGCCATGAGGAGCTCGTCGATGTTCCCAAAGCTAATTCTCGAGAACAGTGGGTCACCCAAAAATTCGGCCATGAGCCTTTGGAGGTCCCTAATATTCTCGTGATAGGGCTTTTCCGTTGCAAGGAAATAAACATAAGGCTTATCTTTTGCGAAGTGAAGAAGCAGTTCAGTCTTTCCTATTCGCCTTCTGCCATAAATTATTATCAGCTCGGCCTTTTCGCTGGAGTACCTCCTTTCTAAGAACTCGAGCTCCCTCTCTCTGTCCACGAATATTTGTCTACTCATGAGTATAATACTCGTGCTTCAACTATTTAAGGCTTTCTGGCGCGGCTAAAGCACCCTCTCCCAGACCTTTATCGCGGCCCACTTGTCCAAGAATTCGTTGAATGTTCCGCATCTCGGGGAAAGGACGCAGATTGGGCATCCATCTGGACATTCGCATGACCTCAGGTGCTCATAGCTCCTTTCCATCAGCTCTCCTATCCTCTCGAAGAGGGTCCTGATGATACCAGTCCCGCCCTCGTTAGCGTCGTATATGAAGACTGTCGGTCCAAGGCCCAGAAAATTGTCGTAGCTGTATCCTCCGAGCTCCCTGGAATCTATGTGGGTAAAGGCCGGGGCAATCTTTATTAAGTTGTGCTCTATGGCGTGCAGTGCGGAACCCACGCCATCCCTACTGTCAACCATCTTCTTAATCGCGAAGGCGAGCTCCGGGTCGTCAAGCCCCGCCTCCCTCAAGGTCTCCTGGATGGCCCTCCTGATGTAGTGGGTCGTGGCCCCGAGCAGCGTTGGGAACAGCTTCCTCCTGTCGAGCCTGTTGAAGAGAAAGAGAGCGAGCTCCGAGTCCTTTTCGGCGGCCATTCCAAAGAAGTGCCTGAACTCTTCCTCGGGAACTTCTCTCACGTCCTCGGGAAAGACGAGCCACAGACCCTCCGTCTCGAACTCGTAAACGTAGGGTTCGTGAAAGGTAACGCGGGCAAAGACATCCCAGTCTCCCCAGCCTGCTATGGCAACAACATCTCCCTTCAGCACGCCCTCCTCCCTAAGCTTCGTGAGCCTCTCAACGTGGGTGGGCGTGTCCTTACCCCTAACGGCGTAGCCCGTGTACTCGTGTCTCACCCTCAGCTTGCCCCAATAGACCTTAACCCGCCCATGCTTCTTTTCCCCCGCTACGTCAAGGATTTCTATGGACTC belongs to Pyrococcus yayanosii CH1 and includes:
- a CDS encoding transcriptional regulator, whose protein sequence is MHPREIVYKVLATKKRATSLKKLSSELDTPMPALLQTLKKLESEGLVEISFGSEIKVRAKTLGDYAD
- a CDS encoding thioredoxin family protein; the protein is MKELSILLIIILAVAALGCLGETSTPTTSPPKLQLDKSKFHFYLYGMATCPHCQNMKRELPKFFGEDSLTYYELINNEHNTKIFMEFSKELGVRGVPLIGVFYDGKLYAIIEGEIDPSKIPEIVKEAMDREGIIVLSSRAYLIPFNETDIVQKLTELFLSGQASQ
- a CDS encoding sodium/proline symporter; translation: METAYEMLKNPAAFAAFLFTLLLPILVGFFVMKRTKTEEDFFLGGRAMDKITVALSAVSSGRSSWLVLGLSGMAYKMGVTAVWAAVGYITAEMLQFVYMGIRLRKFSEKFKAITVPDYFEARFRDNTKIVRLVVSIIIVIFLTSYVGAQFNAGAKTLSAALGMGMLEALLVAVLMIVIYMILGGFIAVAYNDVIRAVIMIIGLTVLPAVAIAKVGGIGALLEILHQLNPKYIDPWAFGAGVVIGFIGIGLGSPGQPHIIVRYMSIDNPNRLRQSTVIGTFWNVVLAWGAIFVGLAGRALFPDVKMLPNESAEMVYPLLSAEFFGPVLYGILMGGIFAAILSTADSQLLVVSSTVVKDFYQEVIKKGHPIDDKTALRLSRITVFVIGFLAAIMAYYAKDIIFWFVLFAWGGLGASIGPTLILSLYWKRTTKWGVIAGMVVGTVTTIVWKLYLKQITGLYELVPAFIFALIATIVVSLATKPPENVEELMKAME
- a CDS encoding M20/M25/M40 family metallo-hydrolase; this translates as MKAERAKEILIQLLKIPSPSGHEDRLALHIMEFLHRLDYDVHIESDGEIIDLIVNPKAELFFEVHMDTIDVRVEPFVRGNIVYGTGASDIKGGIAAILLMLEQLRKEGKDLNVGIVFVSDEEKGGRGSALFMERYRPKMAIVLEPTDLEIHIAHAGNIEAYFEVDGKEAHGACPESGLNAIEQAFRMLEELKKLEPFRAKGKYFDPHIGIQELVCENPHYLIPALCRGRLEARLLPEQEVEDVLDLMDPILDEYTLRYEYTEIWDGYELGEEEEIVQIAKKAMEITGLSEFGGMRSWTDAINFMYNGTKTIVFGPGNLDISHTRHERIDVRDVVKASEFLMAVNDVYGKG
- a CDS encoding ATP-binding protein, with translation MSRQIFVDRERELEFLERRYSSEKAELIIIYGRRRIGKTELLLHFAKDKPYVYFLATEKPYHENIRDLQRLMAEFLGDPLFSRISFGNIDELLMAFAEKIGDERVVLIIDEFPVLIENYRPVLSLLQRAWDLKLSKTKLMLILCGSSVSTMETEVLGYKSPLYGRRTGQWKVDEIPFFNISEFLPSYSVENLIKVYGVVGGIPAYLLQFDPEKSFKENVVENVLSKGSYLYEEAEILLREELREPANYFAILEAIASGRTRFGEIVSATGLDKSLVSKYLTVLQRLGIVEREVPITATHKEASKRGLYSISDNYFAFWFRYVLPNRSHLEAGLAEEVWERSREDFDAYMGTVFESLVRKPGVFLRLTGFRFTKLGRWWHKNEEIDVVALDGEEERALLVEVKWKDLTAREARGILKDLERKAELLRLDSWEKRYGLVAKSLKGKERLRVKGWLVWDLSDFESLLSRSISKNSLLSSGTNLGL
- the snatA gene encoding neutral amino acid NAAT transporter SnatA, whose product is MIEALRTFILLYGGLFAITNPIGAVPVFMSVTRDLSAKGRREIAKKTALTATITLIVFALVGQWIFKFFGSSVDAFAIAGGILLFRMGMEMLSGKLSSVKIDEESEEAVTLEEVAVIPLAIPLISGPGAITTVMLYMAREPAPLVVVVILSIGLTIWAILSSDNRVSQKLGRVGIKVMIRMMGLILTSMAVQMVINGIKGAFEI
- a CDS encoding SPL family radical SAM protein; this translates as MKLGVMEKKVRSLYIRSRIPGVEWAVNQYVGCAFACKYCYAKFLCRWRDYGPWGTWVEVKINAAELARRRVKGSIVMSTVSDPYQPIEARLKLTRRVLRYMDKRNELSILTKSPLVVRDVDLFKEFRSIEVGLTINSFEGREKRLFEPLAPVQGTRITALQRLYEEGIRTYVFVSPIIPGITDVGAIVEETRDFTDYYFFEVLNLWAAGREFRELLRESYPGSYSVLKDDEKFETFLKGLREEIRRLGIRVEGIETHKHGWELVSP
- a CDS encoding SWIM zinc finger family protein, with the protein product MARVSWVVKSGKRLYGRVLGTYAYLVVIDLGTGQGMCTCPRGGNCKHVMAVLWEYERGNYIEADANLITAEAEVWRFAAENREFGKEIILREIGHALKTDESGSRVGELFLKALEMLDGDETFRLRLSMLFEEFERIFYDHAITGIIASRLRGSPEGSSP
- the rlmD gene encoding 23S rRNA (uracil(1939)-C(5))-methyltransferase RlmD, encoding MEIRIEELSEDGMGVARIGRKTVYVPFTAPGDVVLLRSWHRERKRLVAHDYEVLKASEIRVEPGCKHFGFCGGCAFQHIEYKAQLEFKEEKLRKFLGLDVEVLPSPAIYGHRNRIDIAVTTSGIGFRRRGRWWDIVDIEACEVFGPSSKKALEALRALIDELRLEPWNLKEGRGFLRYMVLREGKFTGELMINLVTAEGHLGDVSGYFPFATSLYWSVNRTPSDVSYGEPMRYWGREFIREELDGITYLIHPNSFFQTNSYQAVNLVRKVAEFVDGSKVLDLYSGVGTFGVYLAKKGFEVEGVEINPFAVEMANRNAKINDAQAKFRVGDAAEAFAMSYDTVIVDPPRAGLHPKLVKRLISDGPPTIVYVSCNPKTFAQNLRGLKKVYKLEEIVGLDMFPHTPHVELIGKLVRLGTAP